Part of the Calditrichota bacterium genome is shown below.
GCGCTGCCCCGAGGATCACCATAATCCCCCCCACCAGAACGGCGCTGTCGCTGACGATTCGGGGAAGGTCAAGCAATCTTATGTCCCGGTAGATCAACACTTCGACTACAATCAGGTATGCCGTCGTCACTACGGCAGCTTCACCGACGGTGAGCAAGCCCCCATAGATGCCGCCCAGGACGATGATAGGCAGTATTGCTTCCCAGATCGCCCCTTTCAGTGCGCTCCAAATACCGACACGCTCTTCTCTCCTCTTTGTCGTTGCATGTGGTGCCTTCAGACCTGAATAGACCGCCGTGCCTGCGACCATCAAGAGACCCGGGACAACCCCGGCGAGGAAGAGGCGGTCAATAGGCACTTCGGCGACGATACCGTAGAGAATAAGCGGCAGGCTCGGCGCAAATAGAAGTCCTATGCTCCCCGACGCGGTTAGCAATCCGAGGCTGAAGCGTTCGCTGAAGTTGCTCTTTAGAAGCGACGGCAGCATCAGTCCGCCCAGCGCGACGATGGTGACCCCTGAAGCCCCGGTGAACGCGGTGAGCAGCGCCATGATTCCGACTGCCACTATAGCCAGACCGCCCGGAAGCCAGCCTAACATCGCTTCGGCAAGTCTGACCAGTCGCCCTGGAGCGCCGCTCGACGCGAGCAGGTA
Proteins encoded:
- a CDS encoding TRAP transporter large permease subunit, yielding MILLLILLGLAALAGLPLFLTLSGLALAGLGSEGLSASLYFGEMMRLAGNPTLAAVPLFCLSGYLLASSGAPGRLVRLAEAMLGWLPGGLAIVAVGIMALLTAFTGASGVTIVALGGLMLPSLLKSNFSERFSLGLLTASGSIGLLFAPSLPLILYGIVAEVPIDRLFLAGVVPGLLMVAGTAVYSGLKAPHATTKRREERVGIWSALKGAIWEAILPIIVLGGIYGGLLTVGEAAVVTTAYLIVVEVLIYRDIRLLDLPRIVSDSAVLVGGIMVILGAALALTNYLIYADIPTTLLEAISSRVDSRVMFLVALNLFLLITGCLMDVFSALVVVV